A window from Pseudomonas campi encodes these proteins:
- the acs gene encoding acetate--CoA ligase: MFEISLHPVKDDVRQRAHLDNDAYLRLYRQSIEQPDAFWGEQARQLLDWSKPWDQVHSSDLSQGQAEWFKGGQLNVAHNCIDRHLAERGEQIAIIWEGDNPSESAHITYNKLHSHVSRLANVLKQRGVKKGDRVCIYMPMIPEAAYAMLACTRIGAVHSVVFGGFSPDALRDRILDADCRTVITADEGVRGGKYVPLKANVDKALQSCPAVSTVVVVERTQGEVAWVEGRDLWYHEALREVSGDCPAEPMDAEDPLFILYTSGSTGKPKGVLHSTGGYLLGAAMTHKYVFDYHEGDIYWCTADVGWVTGHSYIVYGPLANGATTLMFEGVPNYPDASRFWRVIDKHQVNIFYTAPTALRALMREGEDPVKQTDRSSLRLLGSVGEPINPEAWEWYYHVVGECRCPIVDTWWQTETGSILITPLPGATDLKPGSATRPFFGVQPVLLDDQGLEIDGPGAGVLAIKASWPSQIRSVYGDHQRMIDTYFKPYPGYYFTGDGARRDEDGYYWITGRVDDVINVSGHRIGTAEVESALVLHDAIAEAAVVGYPHDIKGQGIYAFVTPVIGAQLNDALKAELLALVSKEIGSFAKPELIQWAPGLPKTRSGKIMRRILRKIACNELDNMGDTSTLADPSVVDGLIDKRLNR, encoded by the coding sequence ATGTTCGAGATCAGCCTCCACCCGGTCAAGGATGACGTGCGCCAGCGCGCCCACCTGGATAACGACGCCTATCTGCGTCTCTACCGCCAGTCCATCGAGCAACCCGATGCCTTCTGGGGCGAACAGGCCAGGCAGCTCCTCGACTGGTCCAAGCCCTGGGACCAGGTGCACAGCAGTGACCTGAGCCAGGGCCAGGCCGAATGGTTCAAGGGCGGCCAGCTCAACGTGGCGCACAACTGCATCGATCGCCACCTGGCCGAGCGCGGCGAACAGATCGCCATCATCTGGGAAGGCGACAACCCCAGCGAATCGGCCCACATCACCTACAACAAGCTGCACAGCCATGTCAGCCGCCTGGCCAATGTGCTCAAGCAGCGCGGGGTGAAGAAAGGCGACCGGGTGTGCATCTACATGCCGATGATCCCCGAGGCGGCCTACGCCATGCTCGCTTGCACGCGCATCGGCGCAGTGCACTCGGTGGTGTTCGGTGGTTTTTCCCCGGACGCCCTGCGTGACCGCATCCTCGATGCCGACTGCCGCACCGTGATCACCGCCGACGAAGGCGTGCGCGGCGGCAAGTACGTCCCGCTCAAGGCCAACGTCGACAAAGCCCTGCAGAGCTGCCCGGCCGTCAGCACCGTGGTGGTGGTCGAACGCACCCAGGGCGAGGTGGCGTGGGTTGAAGGCCGCGACCTCTGGTACCACGAGGCGCTGCGTGAAGTGTCCGGCGACTGCCCGGCCGAGCCGATGGACGCCGAAGACCCGCTGTTTATCCTCTACACCTCAGGCAGCACCGGCAAACCCAAGGGTGTGCTGCACAGCACCGGCGGCTACCTGCTCGGCGCGGCGATGACCCACAAGTACGTGTTCGACTACCACGAAGGCGATATCTACTGGTGCACCGCCGACGTCGGCTGGGTCACCGGCCACAGCTACATCGTCTACGGCCCGCTGGCCAACGGCGCCACCACTCTGATGTTCGAGGGCGTGCCGAACTACCCGGACGCCTCGCGCTTCTGGCGGGTGATCGACAAGCATCAGGTCAATATCTTCTACACCGCACCGACCGCCCTGCGCGCGCTGATGCGCGAAGGCGAAGACCCGGTCAAGCAGACTGACCGCTCGAGCCTGCGCCTGCTCGGCTCGGTCGGTGAACCGATCAACCCGGAAGCCTGGGAGTGGTACTACCACGTGGTCGGCGAATGCCGCTGTCCGATCGTCGACACCTGGTGGCAGACCGAGACTGGCAGCATCCTGATCACTCCGCTGCCCGGCGCTACGGATCTGAAGCCCGGCTCGGCAACCCGCCCGTTCTTCGGCGTGCAACCGGTGCTGCTGGACGACCAGGGCCTGGAGATCGACGGCCCGGGCGCCGGCGTACTGGCGATCAAGGCCAGCTGGCCGAGCCAGATCCGCAGCGTCTACGGCGATCACCAGCGCATGATCGACACCTACTTCAAGCCCTATCCCGGCTACTACTTCACCGGCGACGGCGCGCGCCGCGACGAGGACGGCTACTACTGGATCACCGGACGGGTGGACGACGTGATCAACGTCTCCGGCCACCGTATCGGCACCGCCGAAGTGGAAAGCGCCCTGGTCCTGCACGACGCCATCGCCGAGGCCGCCGTGGTCGGCTACCCGCACGACATCAAGGGCCAGGGCATCTATGCCTTCGTCACCCCGGTGATCGGCGCGCAGCTCAACGACGCGCTCAAGGCCGAACTGCTCGCGCTGGTCAGCAAGGAGATCGGCAGCTTCGCCAAGCCGGAGCTGATCCAGTGGGCGCCGGGCCTGCCGAAGACCCGCTCGGGCAAGATCATGCGGCGCATCCTGCGCAAGATCGCCTGCAACGAGCTGGACAACATGGGCGACACCTCGACCCTGGCCGACCCCAGTGTGGTCGACGGCCTGATCGACAAGCGCCTGAACCGCTGA
- a CDS encoding oxygenase MpaB family protein, whose protein sequence is MELIRRSIESQVLSLTGLALGQIDFEQPPGDPGLFGPDSACWKVHGDFTSMMIGGISALLLQALHPLALAGVWDHSNFRDDLLGRLRRTGQFISGTTYGSRRDADWLIDKVRTIHLQVVGTAPDGRAYAASDPQLLTWVHVAEVSCFLKAHLRYRDPLLSVTEQDRYYAEVASIAERLGAADVPHSCAEVEQYLAAIRPQLLCDERSREILRILQAAPAPSAIAAPMGKLMLQAGYDLLPDWAQQQFGRSFGPWRSRLIRIAVGRVARLLRWAVRGAAVHRAHKRLGLAIRR, encoded by the coding sequence TTGGAACTGATTCGCCGCTCTATCGAAAGCCAGGTACTCAGCCTCACCGGCCTGGCCCTGGGCCAGATCGACTTCGAGCAACCCCCTGGCGATCCCGGCCTGTTTGGCCCCGACTCGGCGTGCTGGAAAGTGCATGGCGACTTCACCAGCATGATGATCGGCGGCATCAGTGCCCTGCTCCTGCAAGCCCTGCACCCCCTGGCCCTGGCCGGGGTGTGGGACCACTCGAATTTTCGCGATGATCTGCTCGGGCGCCTGCGCCGCACCGGCCAGTTCATCTCCGGCACCACCTACGGCAGCCGGCGCGATGCCGACTGGCTGATCGACAAGGTGCGCACCATCCACCTGCAGGTGGTCGGCACCGCGCCGGATGGCCGCGCCTATGCCGCCAGCGACCCACAGCTGCTGACCTGGGTGCATGTGGCCGAAGTCTCCTGCTTTCTCAAGGCTCACCTGCGCTACCGCGACCCGCTGCTGAGCGTCACCGAGCAGGATCGCTACTACGCCGAAGTGGCCAGCATCGCCGAGCGCCTCGGCGCCGCAGACGTGCCGCACTCCTGCGCCGAGGTCGAGCAGTACCTGGCCGCCATCCGCCCGCAGCTGCTGTGCGATGAGCGCTCGCGGGAAATCCTGCGCATCCTGCAGGCCGCCCCGGCGCCCAGCGCGATTGCCGCGCCCATGGGCAAGCTGATGCTGCAGGCCGGTTACGACCTGCTCCCGGACTGGGCCCAACAGCAGTTCGGCCGCTCCTTCGGCCCCTGGCGCAGCCGCCTGATCCGGATAGCCGTCGGCCGGGTCGCGCGCCTGCTGCGCTGGGCTGTGCGCGGCGCCGCCGTGCACCGCGCGCATAAGCGTCTGGGCCTGGCCATTCGCCGTTGA